The Lolium rigidum isolate FL_2022 chromosome 1, APGP_CSIRO_Lrig_0.1, whole genome shotgun sequence region caaatatcggctccctgaattctcaaaattcaatggagcagaagggtctagctcaatagagcacgtgagccgatatttggcacagctggagcatgatttcagcgtcggacccgttacgtgtgaggtttttcgcacaatctctcacgggatcagcctttggatggtacacctcgttgccaccaaactcagtccggacgtggaagcaaccggaggagcagtttcacgtgcaatatcactcagaagctactgaggccggcattgccgatctgacacaggtgcggcagaagcggggagaaacaatgtctgaatacattcaacgtttcaggactgtcaggaaccgatgttattcggttcgtttatctgagaaagaagcagtcgaactggcagtattgggcctcgcaaccccgatcaaggatctggctttccaagcagagtacaattcactgtcgcacatggtacagaaactcacatcgtatgagcagcggcaccctgaattgtaccaggacatgaagttcaagcgtccggtaggcctggtcgagacagaagaagctgaagtttctgcagaagacctggaagtggccgtcgctgaatgggctcgggggcagctcccgtgtcctgcaaatgggtgaaaccacaagggcctgcaaaagggtttgacttcgatttgagcaaagctgagcagatattcgatctattgcttaaggaaaaacagctaaagttacccgaaggccataaaatccctacggcacaagaaatgaacgggaggccgtactgcaaatggcatcactcgttcacccataccaccaatgactgcaaggggtttcgtcagcagatccaaacagcgatagaacaaggccgactaatctttagccagtttgccatgaaagtggacacacatccgtttcctggcgtcaacatggtggaacccgatcactccgcgaggcatcgactagatttctcgttcgatgttaacatggcagggcctgtacgccaccatggcaaggataaagaagaaagcagtcactcccgcggcaaggaaaaggaggaggccgacccacgcgaccggccccgacatGATGGcgtacggtacctcaccgagctaACATGGAATCTTGGATCACCTGCCTGCTGCAGGCGTCGACTAGATTTCTGAGCTTAGACagcacatggcagggcttgcacgccacggcatggcaaggataaagaagagaaATACTCCCAtgaaaggaaaaggaggaggccgacgcaCGCGACCGCCCCGGCGATGGATGGGATAAGATGTGTACTCACcaagaacaagtgagaagcgtatgGCACCAAAACCACTCTCCACgattcctcaacaaatatgaataccGCATGACCGACGCTCATAGCACGAGAAAAATGAAGGCATGACACACCGGTCCGGCGAAGAAGGAAGGCACCGCTGCAGAAGGGGAGACGACGGCGACATGAGCACCGCCAAGGAGAGGCCAAGGGAGCAGAAGACATGGAGGAGATTGATCGGTCTTTCTGAAACACCGCTGGGACTAGGGATGAGCCGACTGCCTACACGACAACGCCCGGAGGACGAAGAAGGTGGAAGCCGGCCAAGCGTtcaggcctctcccgccacaacaaACGagcgagtcatctcaagatgaagacttgaggagtcaagatgaagaagaagataggtaccaccgccaAGGTGGGGCTCACAGACCTGTGCCACTCCTAAAGCTGAGAGGTTCACTGGTACAGTAGCTTGAGCAAGACTGGAGTGCCATACTTGCACACCTTGAGGAAACCGGCGTCCGGGATCCGCCGGAAATTCAAACAGACTTGGATTAAGAGGGTCGCCCActaaagaaagtttggcgtcctgTTAGTTAGTGCCGATGGATACATCACGTACAAAtacggtgttcatccttccaacgtagTTTCATCCCAGAACTGGTTAGCGTCGATAGTAATAGCCTTTGACTTGCTGGTCCAGCCATCATCTTTGAAAGCCaatgagaagggctacaaacacactAAAGGCCCCACCTAAAAGGCTATATCAACAGGCAGTCTGGTCGTTATGACGTCAGGTTTATCAATGGAGCGAATAATAATATAATGCTTATATTCCTATGTTACTGTGTTTGACTTCCttcagtgccgatctgatcaagactaaCGCCACACTAAATGACTTCAACGCGTCACATCGTGAGCAAGGTGTTCTAAATCGTGGATCGAATCAGAGGTCGGAAAAGACGATCCTAAATAATATTCTTCATCACGAAGAAGAGCACCTTACTGCTCCTTGCTAGGAAGTGATTGGATTCTGACGCGACTGCTTGGCATCCCATCTGGCAATGCActaatgcctgatacaatgggatggaggatTAGATGGAATGATATGCGACTACCGAAGGTCTCACAGCCGTATGAACATTTGAGActcgaagaccaagagccgccttCGAATCAGCCGACGGTGGACTTGACGAGGCGACAAAAAAACGGGTGAGTGGTTGGTCTTATCCACCTATCATAGCgaaaagagcaacatccatcacaTACGTGAAAAGGCCATCCTCGatcgccccaaaaaataaaaggatCCCATCAAACATGTCATGTTTGGTAGGTGAAGACTCTCCAGGGTGGAGTACATATAAGTTAGAAACCCGCATTGAGCAATTAACCAACATGGAGTCATCTCAGCAatcgccaaaattatcctcgccaaggCGTTCTCGGCCTGCTTAACGCTTTCACTAACAAAATGCACGAAAGTTAGGTATCGATGCTACATGGTTATCGAAGAGTTGAAGAGACTTGTTATCCCGACCACGACGCACATTACGACAAGAAAGTTGACCAAGGCCTCAGGGGCCTCAAGGATAGCTTGTTGGAGACACGGGGATTGAGTGGTTTGATTATATGAAGTCTGCTGATGAGCATCATTGAGCACGGCCCTCTACAAGGATTTCTACTGCTCCAAACAGCCGAGCACGCATGGGGCCGAAATCTAGAAGAAgcgaagaaggagattgagaagatgttgagcgtcgGGTTCATCAGCCATGCACATGAGGGATATCTGGCATCGTATTCGTGGAGAAGAAGGACCACGCTTCGAGCAGAGCCACATAGATTGTGAtccaacagagccactccgaagaTGAGTGTTCCCATGCCTGTAGCCGAGACGCTGATCAATGTAGCCAatgggtcataaggttttaagctctGGTGATGAGAATGCcatacaaccagattttcatatCTAACATATTAAGACCAGCTTTCCGAGTACTGGGAATGTGGTTTGTTCAGGAGTGGTGGGAGCCAAGGATATCTGGGGTTGAAGATTTGGTGCAAcgcaccaacgagccatgaacacATTCTTTTATGATCTGATCTGCAAGTTGGTGGAGACTACATTGATGACGAATAAGTCTCGTCTCAAAAGGAGGGACCTGAGGATTTAGTATTTATCCTGGACCGTAACTAGAAAGTTCGGGActcaagaatgaatccaaagaagtgtgccttggaGTGANNNNNNNNNNNNNNNNNNNNNNNNNNNNNNNNNNNNNNNNNNNNNNNNNNNNNNNNNNNNNNNNNNNNNNNNNNNNNNNNNNNNNNNNNNNNNNNNNNNNGGAGGCGGAATGTGGTGACTGATGGAGGTGGGATTGAGGGGTACAAGGGCTGGTTGACAGTGCTAATGAGCATGATGTTTCATGAAGAGTGTCTATCTGCTACTACAATTTTACCCAGGCTGTTGATGAGTACCAGGAATTGGTCCAATCTGCGCTGCATTCCTCTCAGCATCGACAGTAGTAGCCACAAGTATTAGTACTTGGGAGCTTAATTTGATTCTGACGATGAAGGTATGTTCTTGTTACTTGTGACTCTAGCCCATTAAGTTGTAGCAACTTTCACCTTTGGATGTCTGACTTCTAGCCTAGCTTGTACCGACCTGATTAAGAACAATAAGCATGCCTGTTTCTTGTTACACTCTGGTTCCTCACAATGTTGCCCTCTAGTAATTTTCTCATTTTCCTTCCTTATAAGCCATGCTTCTTCCCGCTCCGCGTCCTCGTGTCAATGAGTCCGTGTGGACGCAGAGGTGCTGAGCGGCTGGAAGAGCAAGTAGAAGGGAAGAGCTAAGCAGCAGCAAGCGCACGGAAGCTAGTCTGCTGTCAACTGGTATGTTCCTCTCCCCTAAGCTAGTAGAAACAAAACTTCCTTTACATGTGCCAGCTGATTGCATCAGTTAGCTCTAAATTCCCTTTCTTGATCTGAAGAATCGTGATGTTCTGCATGTCATTTTCAGCTTTATTGATATACTGAGTTTTATTCTATGTGTTCATGTGAATAGGAtaaaattggaaaaaaaaatcaaaatgaaaACCAAACTTACAGAAACATGCCCTTTTATTAAGTACTCCCTTTGTTCCTGTTAAATCAAAGCTAGCTTCCACGGAGGTGTCCTGTTGAATAGCTAATTAGCTCGCATCAATTAAAACGGACTGGAGGGAAAACTAAGTAAGCTTCAGCGTCGCGGGAAGCCGCGCCCGTGGTTGCCTCTTTTTATATGATTGTTTAAAAATGCACTAAATATTCAGATCTGAGCGTTTGTTCTGAATGTTTCAAATATTTGTTGAATATTATGCTTTCCTTGCTATTAAATGTAGGACATTAGTACTTGAATGACGGAACCAAAATATGTCTGTAGTTTTGACATAGAAGTAAAACAAACACTGACTATAGCCCAACCGGACACAGATTCTTCTAATACACACACATGTACCTATGCCTGAATGTGGCaaggaaactacaaaggttgaatTAAGTTGAATACGGTAGTATGCTTCAGTACAATTTATGCAGGGTGGAGAATGGTGTTGGTATTAAATATTAATATGAACTTGCACTATTCTATACAAAACTGGGCCACTTATTTCAAAAGTTACCCACACCATAACTTGGAATCTTTGATTTGGACTATGCAGGTCTCGGCCAACCAAAATAACAATGCAAAATTATTGGTAATTCATTGGATATCGTTGATCTGgaatatttaaaaaaaaacatgagAACATATGTTAATATATTAACAAATATTGTAATATTAGCGGACGAGAGTTGGCGTTTCCAACATAGAGTCATCTCCTAGCGGAGCTGCAAAATCTTTTGGTCCATGCTAGTTGTAGCACCAATGTGGTGGCATGGTATTCTTCTCGTTAAATTTTCGTATTTAATGAGTACAACATACATGGTGCCCTTGAAGGGGGGAGAAATTTATCCCTCCCATGTCTCGCAGCTCCTGCGATGTCTACTCCTTTTGTTGCTTCCACAATTGTTTTTAGAACTTGGTTTCTTCTGGTTTTTGTGTGCTGGAACCGTTTTAAAACTCGATGGTGTAAAACTCTTGTTGGGTGCCCTAGAGCTTtatatatataaagccaggcaataCCCTGCTATCTGGGGAAAAAATCATTTGCATCGTCATCCTCGGTGGGGCTATGTACCCTTCCTCCAGGTGCTCCCTCACCGACCACCTATCTGTGTCCTACCATCATCAGCACCCCGTCTACCTTCCTCACGGGTGCCGACCTCATTCTGCATCGCCCGCACTCGCGCCGTCGCCTCAGTTCTCGGTGTCTGCGCCACCCCTTGGATCATGTTCACCATGCATCACATCAGTTCATGTTGCCGCTTGGTCTAGGTTGGGCCGCCACTGCAAAATAAACATGGGGAGAGAAAGTATAAAACAAACTCAAGGTCTCTCTCCGAGATTTTGGCCGTACAACGTATATTCAGTATTTGGCATTGTGTTATTAAAATGTCATATGAATCCTATGGACCTGCCATATTCTGAACCAATGAAAACAAGGTACCAACCGAGAGCATATGCCGTCTGGAGCAACCTCGCATTTTCTAGTGGTGTTTCACTCCGTACGGAGTTTTTGTCGTTTCTCATTTTTCATGCGCTACGTTGACTTCATGCAATCATTTATATCACCGGGTATGCCGTGGCACATACCGTTTACTTAAGAAAGATTGGATTGATCATTTACCAATACAATTTATCTGATTCACCCGAAAAACCAACTTGGGAATTAAGACAATATATCTCTTCATTTTAGCTTATGTCCTGGCAATACTCCCGGCAGTCAATTAGTCAGAACTAAAACATAATGGGTTCCAACTGTTCGTTGCATCTTGCTTGGCCTGAAGGTATGGACACGTCCATTATCTTTGATTTGGGAAGAAATTTTCTACCAAACATTTGTTTCGTAAGCTTATGAACTTTACTGTTGACTTGGCAATTTTCTACGGATGGTTTTTTACAGGGAAGCACTTACGCAATGACGTGGAGGTCAGGTGGAGCAAATATGGCCTAAAATTCACGGGAGGTGAAATTATTTGTGCCAACCAAAAGGGCGTAAGTCTTAGGCTCTTAGCACTATTGATCTCATGCCTCCTAAACACTAGCTAAAAAAAACGAAGGGGCAAGCCTTACCAAAAGACCCAGAAACGTAAAACAAAAAAGGTAGGTGTAATTTAATTAGGCCCACTCATCCCGCATTGATGATGGTAGATTGGAGGAAGGTCTGACCGTCTCTGCCATGAACGAACAGGAGCCCTCCGttcttcctcaaaaaaaaaaaaataaaccaGGAGCCATCCGTTGCAGCGCGCGGGTGATCTCACTGCCGCTCCCAATTTTTGGTTTGATGCGAGAAACCAGCAGCCGTGCCCAAGGTTTCGGTGCCCCTAACGCAAACGGACACCAGATGTTGAATTGTAACGCTACAAATTAGAAATTATGGAGTAGAAGAATGGCGGCGGCACGGGGCGCGCGAGCGTGCGCCTTCCCTCTCGGGGACCGCAGTCCCAGCGCGATTCCCCAGAGCACCCGGCCCTATAAATTGCGCTCCCCGCACGTCCTGCAGACCATCCAACTGTGCTCTCCGCTTTCTCTCCAGTAGACTGTTCTTCCTGCAACGAGGCAGCCATTAGAGGAAGGTTGGAAAAGGTGTGCTGTTCTTTGGGTTTCTCCGGGATCTTGGGTGTTGTTTCCTTTTATGTGTTTGATTGATTATGGGTGTTGTTTCATTGTATATTATGTTTGTTAGACTGGAAGGCATGGCCAGCGGTGACCGAAGGCATGGAAAGGAAccggcagcggtggaggaggacaACTTCCCGGAGGGGCTGCGcgtgctcgccgtcgacgacgaccgcGTCTGCCTCAGGGTCCTGGAGGCCGTTCTGCGCGAGTGCAAATACAAGCGTGAGCGCTCTCGAtctgcctcctcctctccttttgCCTTAACCCATTAGAACCAGTCGAAGATAGGAGTAATCCTTGCCATGCTTGTTTCCTTGGGTTTGATGCAGCAACGGGGGTGAGGGACGGAAGGACGGCGCTGAAGCTGCTGAGGGAGAAAGGGGAGGATCACTTCGACCTGGTGATCACCGACGTGCACATGCCGGACatggacggcttccagctcctcgAGCTCATCGGTCTCGAGATGGATCTGCCGATCATCAGTATAATTAATCTCTCTCTTGCACTGTCCAGCTTTGCCAGCGAGTGTTTTACTTTTTATTTCCTGTCTCGGTTGATATTGCTAGCTCACGGTAATTAAGAACGTTTATAGTCCTCGCGCATGGGTTTGGCAATATTTCCATATATGGTACTAGTACATGCATTGAGTGGTATAGAAGCACGTGTGTATATGTGTTGTTGCACACACACACCCCTAGTTTTGGTAGGGAAAATCAAACGATTTTTTTCCCGAAATGGGGACATAACCCCAACCTCAACATTTTATTAACTTATTATCAAACGAAAGCATCGTGTTTATCGACGGAGCAGATGCGGTCCCATCTAATGCATCATCTTTATCGGCATATAGCAATACAGTCCCATCTAACCATTCGTCTTGTAGCTCGGATGGCTAACGGGGAACCAAGCGAGAGGTCGATTGGCACATGGGTTAGATGGTGGCGGGACCGGCTATAGTGGTGGTTCATGAGGGTGGGGTGGTAGAAGACATGACAGTCGACAGGCGAGGAGTTGGCGATAATGGTTAGTGTTAGGAGTACAGGAGGTGGCAGCTGATATGAGGAGCCTCCCGAACAAGATTAGGATCCCAGTCTTTTGAAAAGAATCCAATTTTAGCCCGAACCAATTTGGTCCCATCTAACCGTGCACTAGTCAGATCCGACGGCTAGTAGAGCGGAGGTGAAGCGACACATGAGTTACGTGGGGGAGGGGGTACCGGTTCATGTGGTTGTGTGGTACAAGATATGTAATTCTAGATAATTTGCTTGTCTTAATCTTATACCTAATCCATGAACTATGCAATTTTATATCATACGTACAAAAATCGAAATAAATAGATACATGTGGTATCAGTTGGACTAATGATGGATCTTCCAATAATTAATTGTTAAAGTCTCCGCTTCAACTAAGTTTACATTCATGCTTAAAAAAGAGACAGTTTTTATACCTCACGTGACACAAGTTGATGGTCTTTAAACCTATTTACTCTGAGAATAACATATAAAGTAGGAGTACCACTTTTATGTAGATGTATTGACTGGATCTACCATGTGGATATGACATATAAATTTGCAGTTCCATCAATTTTAAAGAAAATTTAACTAAAACACATATTTATTTGTCTAAGTTTTAATAATCAAACTGTATGCCATGCAGTTAATCATACAAAACCTGAAATTTTAGATGACCGCTTTACATGAATAAGAAAATTGCTTGGGATGATAGCTACTACCTAGTAGGCTAGGGGGAAAAAAGGTGGTCAATACCAGTACTTGATCGTTCATCAATAATTAGAAGTTATGAACATGGTGTGATGGTTTCTATATATGCATTGTGTTATGGTTACTTCTTTGCCCCTTATTTCTGATTCTTTCTGTTGGGTATGTAAACTTTACCCCATTTATTTTTCTTTGAAGCATGCATAAAACTGACCGTTGTTGTGATGCAGTTTTTCCCATCATGTGTAACATATTTGCTTCCCCAATTCCGTGGTCATTACAAATATTAAACTCAAATATCTGATCTGGAACCATTAGGATAATTTAATTTCAAGTTTTATAGTTTTAAAATTTCCAAAGTCCAAAGCTAAATTTCGGGCCATATGTCATGCAGTGCTATCTGTGAATGGAGAAAAGGCAACAATGTACAAGGGGATAAAGCATGGGGCATGTGACTATATTGTGAAACCCGCGGATATCAAGGAGATCAGAAACATATGGCAGCATGTTGTAAGGAAAAACCACGTCGCTGTGATCCACAACAGCAGTGACAGTGATGATGCTGATCAGAGGGTGGCACGACCAGTGATTGGTAAGGGTGGCGCAAAGAGAAAGAAGTGCTCAAAGAAGAAGAGAAATGATGGAGAAGGCTCTGATGATGACAACAGAGGAAGAAGGCGGAACACCTGGAAGAAACCAAGGGTGTCATGGACCGGTGAGCTGCACAACAGGTTCCTGGAAGTTGTCTACCGACTCGGCATCGACAGTAagatctcacaattttttttcatTGCTTATTCACCAAAAAAATTTGTTTAcggttcttgggttttttttaatTAAATGTTATGATTACCTAAATGCAGGGGCGGTTCCAAAGACGATACTACAAATGATGAATGTCCATAACCTTAGTAGGGAGAACGTTGCAAGCCACCTACAGGTTTAACTTCTGTATATCCTTATGCTTCACTAATATGCTTCTGTTCATATTATTTCTAGGCTAAAAAAACGTTTATTAGTCCAATCTTTAGTGATGCATTCATGCATCTTTTAGATGTGTGTAAGAAAAAAAATGCTTCCTTTGTGAAAATGTGAGATATATCTGATATGTTGCATGCCCCCAGCCCCCAACATTGTCTAGGGCTTTTGAAACAATGTAACACCATCATATCTTTTTTGCTTCGCACATGCCTTCCATTTCTTTCCTATGAGCATGAATCTCATATATGTTCTTTCATATATATTGTCATTTCAGAAATATCGCTTGTTTCTGAAGAGGGTCACCGATGACCCCATGAAGCCTAATCATATGGGTGATTCGTTTGAAAGCAGGCGAAATGCCTCGTACATGGGCATGTGTCACCATGGAGTCCTGCCGTCATCAGCCCTTTGTCCCTGTGGTTCTCACAATCTCAACGCAGCTCCTCCATCAATATTAGGACCTCACGGTCTGTCTATTCAGCCCAGGAACTGGGCCATGGGCACAGtcggcaatggtggcctcatgCCTGACACAGGAAGCCGCCACGCTTCGGGTCCTCCTGTCGGCCTGTTCGCAGACACATCAGATCAGCCAATGCAGGATGCATTTCCTCGTATCCATTTCCGTTCTGGCAAAGCCTACGACAGCGTCCTGCGTCAGAAACTGATGGAGGTGAACACAAGCGTGGTGCCTTCCTCCCATCCTGGCACCTACTCCGCCGCAGCAGAAATGCCAAATGGTGGGCAGTTAGAACCTGCAAACCAGTTCCCGGTGCAACCTCAAGAACAGATCGGCCATTTCTCCGGTCCGATGGGCATGGCACCTTCTGCGATGGGCACGCATGGCGACACCCAGCTCCCGTACCTTGCTGGGAACTGTAGCAATCCATGGCAGAATAATGTGGCGCCATCAAGTTTTGCTGGTTCTATGGTTGGAGCACCTCTCCTCCCATCATCACAGGTGAACGTCAACCTCCCCCAGATCAACCAGACAATATTTGCACCCTCATCT contains the following coding sequences:
- the LOC124701487 gene encoding two-component response regulator ORR25-like, yielding MYKGIKHGACDYIVKPADIKEIRNIWQHVVRKNHVAVIHNSSDSDDADQRVARPVIGKGGAKRKKCSKKKRNDGEGSDDDNRGRRRNTWKKPRVSWTGELHNRFLEVVYRLGIDRAVPKTILQMMNVHNLSRENVASHLQKYRLFLKRVTDDPMKPNHMGDSFESRRNASYMGMCHHGVLPSSALCPCGSHNLNAAPPSILGPHGLSIQPRNWAMGTVGNGGLMPDTGSRHASGPPVGLFADTSDQPMQDAFPRIHFRSGKAYDSVLRQKLMEVNTSVVPSSHPGTYSAAAEMPNGGQLEPANQFPVQPQEQIGHFSGPMGMAPSAMGTHGDTQLPYLAGNCSNPWQNNVAPSSFAGSMVGAPLLPSSQVNVNLPQINQTIFAPSSSEMAVFQNEQQNQMAGTNINNTTSVGIYSEQMTPLFNMASNAAPVEMTNANFSPMNQMMVNGGSTSSPWLNLQVGNPVAPPAQMANGGGSSSSALPGHLDSSVVPPAQMVNGGGSSSSALPGHLGSSVAPQTQMLNGGEGASGILPVQDDPAGWQASDHQPTYSTSNFLEDIFASMASQDFNPDAVW